In Micromonospora sp. LH3U1, one genomic interval encodes:
- a CDS encoding sigma-70 family RNA polymerase sigma factor: MRDAEEFDALYAACAGRVVGHVYALTGNRAEAEDAVAEAFMRAWQRWRTVRETDSPEAWVRRVASRIAVSSWRKAFNRVRAHRRAAVDQGVPGLNEDHVALLQALQRLSANERRAVVLHHLNDLSVAEVAAEMQAPVGTVKTYLARGRRVMAGLLTDEHQEETSHG, encoded by the coding sequence ATGCGTGATGCCGAGGAGTTCGACGCCCTCTACGCGGCCTGTGCGGGTCGGGTCGTGGGTCACGTGTACGCGCTGACCGGCAACCGTGCCGAGGCGGAGGACGCCGTCGCCGAGGCGTTCATGCGGGCCTGGCAGCGTTGGCGGACGGTACGGGAGACGGACAGCCCGGAGGCCTGGGTCCGCCGGGTGGCCTCCCGGATCGCGGTGAGCAGCTGGCGCAAGGCGTTCAACCGGGTACGCGCACATCGCCGAGCCGCAGTCGACCAGGGCGTGCCCGGACTCAACGAGGACCACGTCGCCCTGTTGCAGGCGCTGCAACGGCTGAGCGCCAACGAGCGCCGGGCCGTCGTGCTGCACCATCTGAACGATCTCAGCGTCGCCGAGGTGGCGGCCGAGATGCAGGCACCAGTCGGCACCGTGAAGACGTACCTCGCGCGCGGTCGGAGAGTGATGGCCGGGTTGCTGACCGATGAGCACCAGGAGGAGACCTCCCATGGCTGA
- a CDS encoding dihydrofolate reductase family protein — translation MRKLVVVEFVTLDGVMQGLGSPDEDRDGGFEHGGWAGPFFDDTQASAAVEGLRSTTAYLFGRRTYEKMIGFWPSQPDDNPMAAHLNATPKYVATRTLIDLTWPNARRLDGDLASAVAELKSEGEGTIVVLGSGVLVQALVANDLVDGYRLFLHPLLLGSGKRLFRETGRPRRLRLTSCTPTSTGVLMLEYEVS, via the coding sequence ATGCGGAAACTGGTTGTCGTCGAGTTTGTGACGCTGGACGGGGTCATGCAGGGGCTGGGATCGCCGGACGAGGACCGGGACGGCGGGTTCGAGCACGGCGGTTGGGCGGGGCCGTTCTTCGACGACACTCAGGCATCCGCCGCTGTGGAGGGGCTGCGGTCGACGACGGCGTACCTCTTCGGTCGCAGGACCTACGAGAAGATGATCGGCTTCTGGCCGAGCCAGCCCGACGACAACCCGATGGCCGCACACCTCAACGCGACCCCCAAGTACGTCGCCACTCGTACTCTGATCGACCTCACCTGGCCCAATGCCCGGCGGCTCGACGGAGACCTCGCGTCGGCGGTCGCGGAATTGAAGTCAGAGGGTGAGGGCACCATCGTCGTGCTGGGCAGCGGGGTGCTGGTGCAGGCACTCGTCGCGAACGACCTGGTCGACGGGTACCGACTGTTCCTGCACCCGCTCCTGCTCGGCTCCGGCAAGCGGTTGTTCCGCGAGACGGGCCGGCCGAGACGACTGCGGCTGACCTCCTGCACGCCGACCAGCACCGGCGTGCTCATGCTCGAGTACGAGGTGTCGTAA
- a CDS encoding MFS transporter, protein MPTRHAVPESQRWKALLFISIAQLMVVLDGAVMNIALPSAQQALHFTDGSRQWVVTAYGLAFGGLLLVGGRIGDMAGRKRTFLIALAGFAIASAIGGLAANAAMLLTARALQGVFAALLAPATLSLISLSFTQPRERAKAFGVFSAVSIAGGAVGLIVGGLLTQYLNWRFAMFVLVPIAIIGILGASRTVHDDGERHRSRLDIPGVLLASLGLVGLVYGFSVAESHGWSAGVTIGSFVAGVLLLTAFIVVQARVKSPLLPLRVLTERNRAAAYLSVGLAIVSMFGMFLLLSYYFQQVKGWSPVMAGLAFMPMAVPQAIGATQIGARLAHRIAPRPIMVGGYLVTTVGLVLLALLDANSGFLEIAFAEAVIGLGIGTAFMPAMSISTHGVAPQDAGVASAMISSSQQVGGSIGTALLNTIATSSAATYLLSHGGSAAPTHERNEALMHGYSVAYWVAVCFVVAAALVSAVMVNAGAPKHVPASADELSDVTPVAVH, encoded by the coding sequence ATGCCTACACGTCACGCCGTCCCGGAGTCTCAGCGGTGGAAGGCCCTGTTGTTCATCTCCATCGCTCAACTGATGGTGGTGCTCGACGGGGCCGTCATGAACATCGCGCTCCCCTCGGCGCAGCAGGCGCTGCACTTCACCGACGGGAGCAGGCAGTGGGTGGTGACCGCGTACGGTCTGGCCTTTGGCGGTCTGCTGCTGGTCGGTGGCCGGATCGGTGACATGGCCGGACGCAAGCGCACCTTCCTGATCGCGCTGGCAGGCTTCGCGATCGCCTCCGCGATCGGTGGCCTGGCGGCCAACGCCGCGATGCTGCTGACCGCTCGCGCGCTGCAGGGCGTGTTCGCGGCCCTGCTCGCGCCGGCCACGCTCTCGTTGATCTCGCTGTCCTTCACGCAGCCGAGGGAGCGCGCGAAGGCCTTCGGCGTGTTCAGCGCGGTCTCGATCGCCGGTGGCGCCGTCGGCCTGATCGTCGGCGGTCTGCTAACCCAGTATCTGAACTGGCGCTTTGCGATGTTCGTCCTCGTCCCGATCGCGATCATCGGCATCCTGGGTGCCAGTCGCACCGTCCACGACGACGGAGAGCGGCACCGCTCCCGCCTCGACATTCCCGGCGTCCTGCTGGCCAGCCTCGGACTCGTCGGCCTGGTCTACGGCTTCAGCGTCGCCGAGAGCCACGGGTGGTCCGCTGGTGTGACCATCGGATCGTTCGTCGCCGGCGTGCTGCTGCTGACGGCCTTCATCGTGGTTCAGGCGCGGGTCAAGTCTCCGCTGCTGCCGCTGCGCGTCCTGACCGAACGCAACCGGGCCGCCGCGTACCTCTCGGTTGGTCTTGCCATCGTCAGCATGTTCGGGATGTTCCTCCTGCTCAGCTACTACTTCCAGCAAGTCAAGGGATGGTCGCCGGTCATGGCGGGCCTGGCGTTCATGCCGATGGCGGTGCCGCAGGCCATCGGGGCCACGCAGATCGGCGCCCGCCTCGCGCACCGGATCGCCCCCCGGCCGATCATGGTTGGCGGCTATCTCGTCACCACGGTCGGTCTCGTACTGCTCGCCCTGCTCGACGCGAACAGCGGCTTCCTGGAGATCGCGTTCGCCGAAGCGGTGATCGGGCTCGGCATCGGCACCGCGTTCATGCCCGCGATGAGCATCTCCACCCACGGCGTCGCTCCCCAGGACGCCGGCGTCGCCTCCGCGATGATCAGCTCTTCACAGCAGGTCGGCGGCTCGATCGGCACCGCACTGCTCAACACCATCGCGACCAGTTCGGCCGCCACCTACCTGCTCTCCCACGGCGGCTCGGCGGCCCCGACGCACGAGCGGAACGAGGCGCTCATGCACGGCTACTCGGTCGCGTACTGGGTCGCCGTCTGCTTCGTGGTCGCGGCAGCCCTGGTCTCCGCGGTCATGGTGAACGCCGGGGCTCCGAAGCACGTCCCGGCCTCGGCGGACGAGCTCTCGGATGTCACACCGGTCGCCGTGCACTGA
- a CDS encoding glucuronyl esterase domain-containing protein — translation MIISSGRSITRSTIVALAVAALTIAGSVTVVARTTSAEAAAAGILAAAPVEDDGADCAVSGLPDLGSLPTNAKLPDPFKKLNGTTITSRSDWRCRRAEIKELAEKFVYGDKPVKPATVTGTVSTSNITVNVSHNGRSSSFSARVELPSGTGPFPAVVVVGGFGADTATIKAAGAAVISYDPLAVGREGTPRNNKQGAFYSIYGSSSSTGLLAAWGWGVSRIIDVIEQSGGGILKADAMGVTGCSRYGKGAFAIGVFDQRIALTMPIESGSAGVPIFRGIPGEGAQSLSSAYGEQPWLGDAFGSFTGSPNRLPVDTHEMVAMVAPRGLFIMDNPHIANLGPRSASVAALGGAEVYKALGAGDNITYWSDVQDGSHCANRPEWRTPLQNNIRKFLLKTGNEPGMIRIHSRALGRLADWRDWQTPVLSDGPTTPPPTTPPPTTPPPTTPPPTTPPPTGGGCAATVSINQWTGGFVATVRVTAGAAPVNGWTVTMTLPSGASITSIWSANRSGNTGTVQFTNVAYNGSVAPGQSTEFGYQGTGTGAGMTPTCSAA, via the coding sequence GTGATCATCAGCTCGGGCCGCTCGATCACCCGGTCGACGATCGTCGCGCTCGCGGTAGCAGCGCTCACGATCGCTGGATCGGTGACGGTAGTAGCAAGAACGACATCCGCAGAGGCGGCTGCGGCCGGCATCCTGGCCGCCGCGCCCGTCGAGGACGACGGTGCCGACTGCGCGGTATCCGGCCTTCCCGACCTGGGTTCGCTGCCCACCAACGCCAAGCTTCCCGATCCCTTCAAGAAGCTGAACGGTACGACCATCACCTCCAGGTCCGACTGGCGCTGCCGGCGGGCGGAGATCAAGGAGCTTGCGGAGAAGTTCGTCTACGGCGACAAGCCCGTCAAGCCCGCGACAGTCACGGGGACGGTCTCCACCAGCAACATCACCGTCAACGTGTCGCACAACGGTAGGAGCTCGAGCTTCTCGGCGCGGGTCGAGCTGCCCAGCGGCACCGGTCCGTTCCCGGCCGTCGTGGTCGTGGGCGGGTTCGGCGCGGACACCGCAACCATCAAGGCCGCCGGCGCCGCCGTCATCAGTTACGACCCTCTGGCGGTCGGCCGCGAGGGCACGCCCCGCAACAACAAGCAGGGCGCGTTCTACAGCATCTATGGCTCATCGAGCAGCACCGGGCTGCTCGCCGCCTGGGGCTGGGGCGTGAGCCGGATCATCGACGTCATCGAGCAGTCCGGCGGCGGGATCCTCAAGGCCGACGCGATGGGCGTCACCGGTTGCTCCCGTTACGGCAAGGGTGCCTTCGCGATCGGTGTGTTCGACCAGCGCATCGCCCTGACCATGCCGATCGAGTCCGGCAGCGCGGGTGTTCCCATCTTCCGGGGCATCCCCGGGGAGGGCGCGCAGAGCCTGAGCAGCGCGTACGGCGAGCAGCCCTGGCTGGGTGACGCCTTCGGCTCCTTCACGGGCAGCCCGAACAGGCTCCCGGTGGACACGCACGAGATGGTCGCCATGGTGGCGCCGCGAGGGCTGTTCATCATGGACAACCCGCACATCGCCAACCTCGGCCCCCGGTCGGCGAGCGTGGCGGCCCTGGGCGGCGCGGAGGTCTACAAGGCGCTCGGCGCCGGTGACAACATCACCTACTGGTCGGACGTTCAGGACGGCAGCCACTGCGCCAACCGCCCCGAGTGGCGTACCCCGCTGCAGAACAACATCCGGAAGTTCCTGTTGAAGACCGGGAACGAGCCGGGCATGATCCGGATTCACAGCAGGGCGCTCGGCCGGTTGGCCGACTGGCGGGACTGGCAGACGCCGGTCCTGTCCGACGGCCCGACCACCCCGCCGCCCACCACCCCACCCCCGACCACCCCACCCCCGACCACTCCGCCCCCGACCACGCCTCCCCCAACCGGTGGTGGCTGTGCGGCGACGGTGTCGATCAACCAGTGGACGGGCGGGTTCGTCGCCACGGTGCGGGTGACCGCTGGCGCCGCGCCGGTCAACGGCTGGACGGTCACCATGACCCTGCCGTCGGGCGCCAGCATCACCAGCATCTGGAGCGCCAACCGGAGCGGCAACACCGGCACGGTCCAGTTCACCAATGTCGCCTACAACGGCTCCGTCGCACCGGGGCAGTCGACCGAGTTCGGCTACCAGGGCACCGGCACCGGTGCGGGGATGACGCCCACCTGCTCGGCCGCGTAA
- a CDS encoding RICIN domain-containing protein, whose protein sequence is MADPRDDLTAIADEVRRVATLPGAQTLRHRSDRRRRRRAAVSAAGLAVVAVAAGSALLQVRGNVETPGVGPASQAPPSVAPSVTASAGPQEILAGKRQVQIVMPGMAGAALAIGRGTDQVRATTEQGVADGALWVLRPEGNRYRIILAAPSGTSAVCMTVVHDAAPGSVRGQACDPAASTQLFRIDQVADGSYSIFQGKRYVQVVDGTNALVPDLPEGLTTTYEFVDRGPASR, encoded by the coding sequence ATGGCTGATCCGCGCGATGACCTCACCGCGATCGCCGACGAGGTGCGGCGAGTCGCCACGCTGCCGGGAGCGCAGACGTTGCGCCACCGCAGCGACCGGCGTCGGCGGCGGCGGGCGGCCGTGAGCGCAGCGGGGCTGGCCGTCGTGGCCGTTGCCGCTGGCAGCGCCCTGTTGCAGGTACGGGGCAACGTCGAGACGCCGGGTGTCGGCCCAGCCAGTCAGGCCCCACCATCTGTCGCCCCGTCCGTGACCGCCTCAGCCGGACCGCAGGAGATCCTCGCCGGCAAACGCCAGGTCCAGATCGTGATGCCGGGCATGGCCGGGGCCGCGTTGGCGATCGGCCGTGGCACCGACCAGGTGCGGGCCACCACCGAGCAGGGCGTCGCCGACGGGGCGCTGTGGGTCCTACGCCCCGAGGGGAACAGGTACCGGATCATCCTGGCCGCGCCGTCCGGCACCAGCGCGGTCTGCATGACCGTCGTGCACGACGCCGCGCCGGGCAGCGTACGCGGCCAGGCATGTGACCCGGCCGCCTCGACGCAGCTCTTCCGGATCGATCAGGTCGCAGACGGCAGCTACTCGATCTTCCAGGGCAAGCGCTACGTCCAGGTGGTCGACGGCACCAACGCCCTGGTTCCCGACCTGCCCGAGGGCCTGACCACCACGTACGAGTTCGTGGACCGTGGGCCCGCCTCCCGCTGA
- a CDS encoding S8 family peptidase translates to MRRRQRRALTAGVLATALVAAGLTAQPASAQVTPGATVSGAPGAFTLITGDRVTLDAEGRPEIQRGPGRAGMRFVSSREDGHQYVVPVDAMPLLRDGRLDRRLFDLTALGEFGYDDRAAELPLLVAYPENMAAQARAATVGGDGRVRVDLPAAHALAVRANRDDRVTLWGSLTRGTSSARTLAAGITNIWLDGKRKVSLDRSVPQIGAPAAWQAGFDGTGVTVGVLDTGIDASHPDFAGHLAEVLDFTGGNDPSDAVGHGTHVASTIVGSGAASGGRYRGVAPGSKLLVGKVCATTECQDSDIITGMQWLAPQARVVNMSVGGTDAPGLDPLETAVQELSHRYGTLFVVAAGNEGKPKSVSSPASADDALAVAAVDADDQRAYFSSRGPRVGDNHIKPEISAPGVDIVAAAPGGDYATMSGTSMATPHVAGTAAILAGQHPDWTGPQLKAALMDSAKPTGEDTIYEQGAGRVDIARAVAQPVAADVAAIDFPVQRWPHADDIPLTQVVGYRNTGTAPVTLALTVAPAPAGMLTVSPATLVVPAGGRAEATITVDTRVDAPDGVYQGALTATGAGDLRVRTPFVLNREIESYDVRLNHTGRDGKPATEYTTVAANLTTGEFSTLAVQPGGGTLRLPKGRYALYSTIHEGAVSTLLAQPVLDVRGPITEAVDARSAKPVALTVPQRDAAPISINVSANWNDGMRYPGVQLSGVSVADIFFGRIGPAVAAPEFAATLGVGLARPGKDRTFRNSPYTYDLAYVRQGDMFTGLTRALSPKNLATVKATYRSQSTATTAVRFHRASAPGGSGPIGSSTPVDLPFHGTEYYNTDGGIIWTSTFVEGDNLTTQESTFTPGRTYTQTWNAAPFSPTVAQAPTLSPLGYAGRDGDTISIASLPLFGDATGRPASRDDRPVQLRLLRDGKEIGTSDSPWAEFAVPAGKATYRLEATATRDAPDTLSTSVSVAWTFTSAHTTSPERLPLTTARPTPVLDDTNTARVGRIMTIPVALDRQAGSKAAPNRTLGVSASFDDGRTWVALPVFRDVALISHPRRAGFVSLRLTATDTAGNSVTQTIQRAYRIA, encoded by the coding sequence GTGCGACGACGGCAACGACGCGCCCTGACAGCCGGCGTACTCGCGACCGCGCTGGTCGCGGCGGGCCTGACGGCCCAACCGGCGAGCGCGCAGGTGACGCCTGGGGCCACGGTCTCCGGCGCTCCCGGCGCCTTCACCCTGATCACCGGCGACCGGGTGACACTGGACGCGGAAGGTCGCCCGGAGATCCAGCGGGGCCCGGGGCGGGCCGGCATGCGGTTCGTGAGCAGCCGGGAAGATGGTCACCAGTACGTCGTCCCGGTGGACGCGATGCCGCTGCTGCGGGACGGGCGGCTCGACCGACGCCTGTTCGACCTCACCGCGCTCGGCGAGTTCGGCTACGACGACCGGGCAGCCGAGTTGCCGCTGCTGGTCGCGTACCCGGAAAACATGGCGGCGCAGGCGCGGGCCGCGACCGTCGGGGGTGACGGCCGAGTGCGGGTCGACCTGCCCGCCGCCCACGCGCTGGCCGTGCGGGCGAACCGGGACGACCGGGTCACACTCTGGGGGTCGCTCACCCGCGGGACGTCGTCGGCGCGCACCCTCGCCGCCGGAATCACCAACATCTGGCTGGACGGCAAGCGCAAGGTCTCCCTCGATCGCAGCGTGCCGCAGATCGGCGCCCCGGCGGCCTGGCAGGCAGGATTCGACGGCACCGGCGTCACCGTCGGCGTACTCGACACCGGGATCGACGCGAGCCACCCCGACTTCGCCGGGCACCTCGCCGAGGTCCTGGACTTCACCGGAGGCAACGACCCCAGCGACGCGGTTGGCCACGGCACCCACGTGGCGTCGACCATCGTCGGTAGCGGCGCCGCGTCCGGCGGCAGATACCGCGGCGTGGCACCGGGCTCGAAGCTGCTCGTCGGCAAGGTCTGCGCCACCACCGAATGCCAGGACTCGGACATCATCACCGGCATGCAGTGGCTCGCGCCGCAGGCCCGGGTGGTCAACATGAGCGTGGGTGGCACCGACGCGCCCGGCCTCGACCCGTTGGAAACCGCGGTCCAGGAGCTGAGCCACCGGTACGGCACCCTCTTCGTGGTCGCGGCCGGCAACGAGGGGAAGCCGAAGTCGGTGTCCTCGCCGGCCTCGGCCGACGACGCCCTCGCCGTCGCCGCAGTCGACGCGGACGACCAGCGGGCCTACTTCTCCAGCCGCGGTCCACGCGTCGGCGACAACCACATCAAGCCCGAGATCAGCGCCCCCGGCGTCGACATCGTGGCCGCCGCCCCGGGCGGCGACTACGCCACCATGTCGGGTACGTCGATGGCGACTCCGCATGTGGCCGGCACCGCCGCGATTCTCGCCGGGCAGCACCCGGACTGGACCGGCCCGCAGCTCAAGGCCGCCCTGATGGACTCGGCAAAGCCGACCGGCGAGGACACCATCTACGAGCAGGGCGCCGGCCGGGTCGACATCGCCCGCGCGGTCGCCCAGCCGGTCGCCGCCGACGTCGCCGCCATCGACTTCCCGGTCCAGCGCTGGCCGCACGCCGACGACATCCCGCTCACCCAGGTCGTCGGTTACCGCAACACGGGCACCGCGCCGGTCACCCTGGCGCTGACCGTCGCCCCGGCTCCGGCCGGCATGCTCACCGTCAGCCCGGCCACGCTGGTGGTGCCGGCCGGTGGCCGCGCCGAGGCGACGATCACCGTGGACACCCGGGTGGACGCCCCCGACGGCGTCTACCAGGGAGCGCTCACCGCGACCGGCGCCGGCGACCTGCGGGTACGGACGCCGTTCGTGCTCAACCGCGAAATCGAGAGCTACGACGTACGGCTCAACCACACCGGACGCGACGGCAAGCCGGCCACGGAATACACGACCGTGGCGGCGAATCTGACCACCGGCGAGTTCAGCACCCTCGCCGTGCAACCGGGCGGCGGCACACTGCGGCTGCCCAAGGGCCGGTACGCGCTCTACAGCACCATCCACGAGGGTGCCGTGTCGACGCTGCTCGCGCAGCCGGTCCTGGACGTACGCGGCCCGATCACCGAGGCGGTCGACGCCCGAAGCGCCAAGCCGGTCGCGTTGACGGTGCCGCAGCGCGACGCCGCGCCCATCTCGATCAACGTGAGCGCGAACTGGAACGACGGCATGCGTTACCCGGGTGTCCAACTCAGCGGGGTGTCCGTCGCCGACATCTTCTTCGGCCGGATCGGGCCCGCCGTCGCGGCGCCCGAGTTCGCCGCCACGCTCGGCGTGGGACTCGCCCGCCCGGGCAAGGACCGGACCTTCCGGAACAGCCCCTACACCTACGACCTGGCGTACGTCCGCCAGGGCGACATGTTCACGGGCCTGACCAGGGCGTTGTCACCGAAGAACCTGGCCACCGTCAAGGCGACCTACCGAAGCCAGTCCACGGCGACGACGGCCGTCCGGTTCCACCGCGCGTCGGCGCCCGGCGGCTCGGGCCCGATCGGTTCGAGTACGCCGGTCGACCTGCCGTTCCACGGCACCGAGTACTACAACACCGACGGCGGCATCATCTGGACGTCCACCTTCGTCGAGGGGGACAACCTCACGACTCAGGAGTCGACCTTTACGCCGGGCCGGACGTACACCCAGACCTGGAACGCCGCACCCTTCAGCCCCACCGTGGCCCAGGCACCGACCCTGTCGCCCCTGGGGTACGCGGGCCGCGACGGCGACACCATCTCCATAGCGTCGCTGCCCCTGTTCGGCGACGCGACTGGTCGCCCCGCGAGCCGCGACGACCGGCCGGTGCAGCTCCGGCTGTTGCGCGACGGCAAGGAGATCGGCACCTCGGACAGCCCGTGGGCCGAGTTCGCGGTGCCCGCCGGTAAGGCCACCTACCGTCTGGAGGCGACCGCCACCCGCGACGCCCCGGACACCCTGTCGACGTCGGTCTCGGTGGCCTGGACCTTCACCTCGGCGCACACGACGTCGCCGGAGCGGTTGCCCCTGACGACGGCCCGGCCGACGCCCGTGCTCGACGACACCAACACAGCCCGGGTGGGCCGGATCATGACCATCCCGGTGGCGCTGGACCGGCAGGCAGGCTCGAAGGCCGCGCCCAACCGCACGCTCGGCGTGTCCGCGTCGTTCGACGACGGCCGGACGTGGGTCGCGTTGCCGGTGTTCCGGGACGTCGCCCTCATCAGTCACCCCCGGCGGGCCGGATTCGTCTCGCTGCGACTGACGGCTACCGACACCGCCGGCAACTCGGTCACGCAGACGATCCAGCGGGCCTACCGGATCGCCTGA
- a CDS encoding SDR family NAD(P)-dependent oxidoreductase, translating into MSGRLDSKVLVVTGGTQGMGLAFAQRAATEGARVVIGARDKDRGEEVAAQIRNAGGSALFVPTDVTVEEEMARLVDTAVSEFGRLDGAFNNAGGGPMASVRETDSDNWHRSLALNLTSVFYGLKYEIPAIITSGGGAIVNNASVSGVRGDATQAAYNASKHGVIGLTRSAALDVARSGVRVNALVTGLIDTPLWQGVVSQAPSTAERYLSMQPTGRAGTSDEVAALTAFLLSDEATFISGASIAIDGALTA; encoded by the coding sequence ATGTCTGGACGGTTGGATTCGAAGGTGCTGGTCGTGACCGGCGGCACGCAGGGCATGGGCCTGGCGTTCGCGCAGCGGGCGGCCACGGAGGGTGCCCGCGTCGTCATCGGTGCCCGGGACAAGGACCGGGGCGAGGAGGTGGCCGCGCAGATCAGGAACGCGGGCGGTAGCGCCCTGTTCGTGCCGACCGACGTGACGGTCGAGGAGGAGATGGCGCGGCTCGTCGACACCGCGGTGTCCGAGTTCGGGCGACTGGACGGCGCGTTCAACAACGCGGGCGGCGGCCCGATGGCCAGCGTCCGCGAGACCGACAGCGACAACTGGCACCGGTCGCTCGCCCTCAACCTGACGAGCGTCTTCTACGGTCTCAAGTACGAGATCCCGGCGATCATCACCTCTGGCGGTGGCGCGATCGTCAACAACGCCTCGGTCTCCGGCGTCCGGGGTGACGCGACGCAGGCCGCCTACAACGCGTCGAAGCACGGGGTCATCGGCCTGACCCGCTCGGCGGCACTCGACGTGGCGCGCTCCGGTGTGCGGGTCAACGCCCTGGTCACCGGTCTGATCGACACTCCACTCTGGCAGGGTGTCGTCAGCCAGGCCCCGTCGACCGCGGAGCGTTACCTGTCGATGCAGCCGACCGGACGTGCCGGCACGTCCGACGAGGTTGCCGCACTCACCGCGTTCCTGCTGAGCGACGAGGCGACCTTCATCAGCGGTGCGTCCATCGCCATCGACGGTGCCCTCACCGCCTGA
- a CDS encoding HupE/UreJ family protein, translating to MTSAAVAASMATARSGGRKVIVLRVVAESARSSSYSYLNFGRRLSVGSRSGLLFSGGSSVRGLVFTLGVQRALANRGSRMLGRVRRTVIVTAVGIAAAVIPFLGAGTASAHGFSSTVYTKITAGDEGHIRTALELEYDLLVVSAADSGDDDPLFQAGTAAFEAGDTDAQAAALKSHVSTVSRYVSDRFSVTSGSAACQPTQVGDATIGERDGVPYANLLLDWTCPEQVDEHEVRSGLFPDDEGFVKGTKTIVTYQIDGRSGSAALDAANPSFSTGQAWYERFGEFFLLGAEHLLSGIDHILFLLALIAGSRRLREIVLAATSFTLAHSVTFMLAALGLVEVPGAIVEPVIALSIAVVAGWHLWGIWRRGGHATDLDTTGHGHFNLDRSGWIRLGVVFCFGLVHGLGFAGALGIDEAWSWTLLWSLLVFNVGIEVVQLTIIAVVFPLLLVLRRRAPKAGLWVTGGVSAAVSIMGLIWFVQRVSGS from the coding sequence GTGACCAGCGCGGCGGTCGCGGCCAGCATGGCAACGGCTCGAAGCGGGGGGCGCAAGGTGATCGTCCTCCGAGTGGTGGCGGAAAGTGCGCGTAGTTCTTCGTATTCCTATCTCAATTTTGGTCGTCGATTATCTGTGGGCAGTCGCTCGGGTTTGTTGTTCTCCGGCGGTTCGTCGGTGCGCGGGCTGGTGTTCACCCTCGGCGTGCAGCGTGCACTGGCCAACCGAGGGAGTCGCATGTTAGGGCGCGTCCGCCGTACCGTTATCGTCACCGCTGTCGGGATCGCCGCGGCGGTGATCCCGTTTTTGGGCGCCGGAACGGCGTCCGCGCACGGGTTCTCGTCGACTGTGTACACGAAAATCACAGCGGGAGATGAGGGTCACATTCGCACGGCGCTGGAGCTCGAATATGACCTCCTGGTCGTGTCCGCCGCCGATTCCGGGGATGACGATCCGCTCTTCCAGGCGGGAACGGCCGCATTCGAGGCGGGCGACACCGATGCTCAGGCCGCAGCCCTGAAGAGTCATGTGTCGACGGTCAGCAGGTATGTCTCCGACCGGTTCTCGGTGACCTCCGGGAGTGCGGCATGCCAGCCGACCCAGGTGGGCGACGCGACGATCGGCGAGCGCGACGGCGTGCCGTACGCGAATCTGCTGCTGGACTGGACCTGCCCCGAGCAGGTCGACGAGCACGAGGTGCGCAGCGGTCTCTTCCCTGACGACGAGGGCTTCGTCAAGGGCACCAAGACGATCGTCACCTATCAGATCGACGGCCGTTCGGGCAGTGCGGCACTCGACGCCGCGAACCCATCCTTCTCGACCGGGCAGGCGTGGTACGAGCGGTTCGGGGAGTTCTTCCTGCTGGGCGCCGAGCATCTGCTCTCCGGGATCGACCACATTCTGTTCCTGCTGGCGCTCATCGCCGGGTCGCGGCGGCTTCGGGAGATCGTGCTCGCGGCGACCAGTTTCACCCTGGCGCACTCGGTGACGTTCATGCTCGCGGCGCTCGGCCTGGTCGAGGTGCCGGGGGCGATCGTGGAACCGGTCATCGCGCTGTCGATCGCCGTCGTCGCCGGCTGGCACCTCTGGGGGATCTGGCGGCGCGGTGGTCACGCGACCGACCTGGACACGACCGGGCACGGCCACTTCAACCTGGACCGTTCCGGCTGGATCCGCCTCGGTGTGGTGTTCTGCTTCGGCCTCGTGCACGGGCTGGGCTTCGCGGGCGCGCTGGGCATCGATGAAGCGTGGTCGTGGACCCTGCTGTGGTCGCTGCTGGTGTTCAACGTCGGCATCGAGGTCGTTCAGTTGACCATTATCGCCGTCGTCTTCCCGCTGCTGCTCGTGCTGCGCCGTCGTGCGCCGAAAGCTGGACTCTGGGTGACCGGCGGTGTTTCTGCGGCCGTGTCCATTATGGGGCTGATCTGGTTTGTGCAGCGCGTTTCTGGATCATGA